The region AATGTGGGGTTTCCAGGCCGCCGGTGCCGCGCCGATCGTGCTTAACGCACCGGTGAAGAACCCATCGACCATCGCGACCGCCATCCGAATCGGCAATCCCGCCAGCTGGGATCAGGCAGTCGCCGCCCGCGATGATTCCGGCGGGCAGATCGACTCCGTCACTGACCGCGAGATCCTGGCTGCCTACAAGTTGCTCGCCTCCCAGGAGGGTGTGTTCGTTGAGCCGGCAAGTGCCGCCAGCGTCGCCGGCCTGCTCAAGTCACATGTTGCGGGAATGCTGGATCCCGGCCAGACGGTCGTGTGTACGGTGACCGGTAACGGACTCAAGGACCCGCAATGGGCGATCTCCGGAGCTCCCGCACCCACTCGGATCGGAGCCGACGCGGCAACTGCGGCTCGCGAACTTGGCTTGGCATGATCGGATCGATCGCCCGGGTTCGGGTCCCGGCCAGCAGCGCCAATCTCGGTCCCGGTTATGACTGCGCTGGGCTTGCGCTGGCCCTTTATGACGAACTGACCGCCGAAGTCGTTGCTGATGAAGAACTGACCATCAAGGTCAGCGGTGAGGGTGCCGAGTCGGTCCCTCGCGACGACACCCACTTGGTCATCCAGGCAATCGCCCGCGGGTTCGCCGAAGCCGGTGCCCTGGTGCCGGGGCTGCGCCTGACCTGTCTCAACCAGATTCCGCATGGGCGCGGTTTGGGATCGTCCTCCGCGGCCATCGTTGCGGGTTTGGGGTTGGCCCGCGAGTTGCTCGACAACGGGGCTGAGTTGCTACCCGACGATCGCCTGATCGCGCTGGCTGCCGACATGGAGGGCCACCCGGACAACGTCGCTCCAGCCGTACTGGGGCGATTCACCCTCGCGTGGACCGACGAGTACGGCGTCGGTCGTGGACTGCGGTTGGCTCCCGAAGCCCGGCTGCAGCCGGTCGTCGCGATACCCCGTGCTGCTCTGTCCACCGAGCGCGCACGGGAGCTGCTGCCAGCGCAAATCTCGCACGCCGACGCAGCAGCGAATTCTGGCCGGGCGGCGTTGCTGGTCGAGGCGATGACCACCCACCCGGAGCTCTTGTTGGTTGGAACCGAAGACCGGCTGCACCAGCAGTACCGTCGATTTGCCTACCCGGAGTCTTACGCGCTGTTGACGACGCTGCGCAATCAGGGAATTCCAGCGGTCATTTCCGGTGCCGGACCCACCGTCCTGGCGGTGGGATTGGCCGGGTCGGAGTACGACTCGACGGCTGTCTCTGCCGCGATGGAAGCCGCGCTGGTGACCCAGGGAAGCGCTGTGCGACAGGGTTTTGAGGTGATCCGGGTCGCTGTCGCCAATCACGGATTGCGTGTGCTGGCCAGTTGACGATCATCAGTGTGCTCGCGCGGCTTCATCACATTGGTTAGGAAGGGCACTAATCGGGTGATACTGTGAAGGTGCTCAGCCGGCGTGGATTACCTGCGGTGAGTCAAATCCCCGCAAACGCCTAGCCGAAGCTCCTCTTCTGGATCTTATGAGCGGTTCTCCCGGATTATCTGCTTCGCATGCGCGTTAGTGCATCCAAGAATCAGTGCATCCAAGAACAACCACACGAACCCGTTG is a window of Candidatus Nanopelagicales bacterium DNA encoding:
- a CDS encoding homoserine kinase, coding for MIGSIARVRVPASSANLGPGYDCAGLALALYDELTAEVVADEELTIKVSGEGAESVPRDDTHLVIQAIARGFAEAGALVPGLRLTCLNQIPHGRGLGSSSAAIVAGLGLARELLDNGAELLPDDRLIALAADMEGHPDNVAPAVLGRFTLAWTDEYGVGRGLRLAPEARLQPVVAIPRAALSTERARELLPAQISHADAAANSGRAALLVEAMTTHPELLLVGTEDRLHQQYRRFAYPESYALLTTLRNQGIPAVISGAGPTVLAVGLAGSEYDSTAVSAAMEAALVTQGSAVRQGFEVIRVAVANHGLRVLAS